In one window of Episyrphus balteatus chromosome 3, idEpiBalt1.1, whole genome shotgun sequence DNA:
- the LOC129917087 gene encoding probable flavin-containing monoamine oxidase A isoform X2, translating into MFDVIIIGAGLSGLTTAYKILQKEPSLRLKILEANDTIGGQIASSKLDGELGAKLLKADQAHIYNLFTDLGIHMLRRRPISRNLKRSWAIDSGPFAFIAKFELQRYMNDLDLQSQLFRPGTYDLSSEDKKYTMWRHIRKSLFFENSRLFMINFVRLIAGVDSKDISFVEFMNILHSCGDLTTLMELYIEPSQSVLEFSSEQLLAAFETRLEPVSIKRLTKVIEIQHHEDYVQIGETNGTIHTARVAVLAIPCNQIEDIFITPPIPMEWEIPYLGDKYFITSFRVNYDEPHWRRRGFSVGCILHGQGFELLIKSIVLKSLAESFGNEMTEPVSYIQQTYEQTSLLNLPYTTPWNRIIWSSTSTATLYRGCLNGAVQSGLRSAIHALLILRPQSINWQDLAEIQKASVVYRYPSHWDLLKSSMNVYNTMVYSTIAIVVFCVLKNRNKIFN; encoded by the exons atGTTTGACGTCATAATTATTGGCGCCGGCCTTTCCGGCCTAACAACAGCTTACAAAATTCTACAAAAAGAACCATCTCTCAGATTGAAAATTCTCGAAGCAAATGATACAATTGGAGGACAAATTGCTTCATCAAAATTAGATGGAGAACTCGGTGCAAAATTACTCAAAGCCGATCAAGCTCATATTTATAATTTGTTCACTGATCTGGGAATACATATGCTACGAAGAAGACCAATTTCAAGAAATCTTAAACGCTCCTGGGCTATAGACTCCGGTCCATTTGCTTTTATAGCAAAATTTGAACTTCAGCGTTATATGAATGATTTGGATCTACAATCACAACTTTTTCGACCTGGAACTTATGA TCTTTCATCAGaagataaaaaatatacaatgtGGCGTCATATAAGAAAAAGTCTATTCTTTGAGAATTCTCGACTTTTTATGATAAATTTTGTTCGCCTTATTGCTGGTGTTGATTCAAAAGATATAAGCTTTGTTGAGTTTATGAACATTTTACATAGCTGCGGTGATTTGACAACATTGATGGAATT GTATATCGAACCTTCACAAAGTGTCTTAGAATTTTCTTCAGAACAACTTCTTGCAGCTTTTGAAACCCGACTTGAGCCAGTGTCAATTAAAAGACTTACAAAAGTCATCGAAATTCAGCATCATGAAGACTACGTACAAATTGGCGAAACAAACGGAACTATTCACACAGCCAGAGTTGCCGTCTTGGCTATTCCATGTAACCAAATAGAAGATATCTTCATAACTCCACCCATTCCCATGGAATGGGAAATACCTTATCTTGgtgataaatattttatcaCCTCGTTCAGAGTTAACTACGACGAACCCCATTGGCGTCGACGAGGTTTTTCTG TTGGTTGTATTTTACATGGACAAGGTTTTGAATTGCTTATCAAATCTAttgttttgaaaagtttggctGAAAGTTTCGGAAATGAAATGACTGAACCTGTTTCATACATTCAACAAACTTATGAACAAACTTCGTTACTGAATCTTCCCTATACCACTCCATGGAATCGTATAATTTGGTCATCAACTTCAACAGCAACACTTTATCGTGGTTGCTTAAATGGAGCTGTTCAGAGTGGTTTAAGATCTGCTATACACGCTTTACTGATATTAAGACCTCAAAGTATTAACTGGCAAGATTTGGCAGAAATTCAAAAAGCAAGTGTAGTCTATCGATATCCGAGTCATTGGGATTTGTTGAAGAGCTCAATGAATGTTTACAATACTATGGTTTATTCTACTATTGCCATCGTGGTCTTTTGTGTTCTAAAGAACAGaaataaaatcttcaattaG
- the LOC129917087 gene encoding probable flavin-containing monoamine oxidase A isoform X1 translates to MFDVIIIGAGLSGLTTAYKILQKEPSLRLKILEANDTIGGQIASSKLDGELGAKLLKADQAHIYNLFTDLGIHMLRRRPISRNLKRSWAIDSGPFAFIAKFELQRYMNDLDLQSQLFRPGTYDLSSEDKKYTMWRHIRKSLFFENSRLFMINFVRLIAGVDSKDISFVEFMNILHSCGDLTTLMELYIEPSQSVLEFSSEQLLAAFETRLEPVSIKRLTKVIEIQHHEDYVQIGETNGTIHTARVAVLAIPCNQIEDIFITPPIPMEWEIPYLGDKYFITSFRVNYDEPHWRRRGFSGNFYSSNPPIFAHQYKPTSLVGCILHGQGFELLIKSIVLKSLAESFGNEMTEPVSYIQQTYEQTSLLNLPYTTPWNRIIWSSTSTATLYRGCLNGAVQSGLRSAIHALLILRPQSINWQDLAEIQKASVVYRYPSHWDLLKSSMNVYNTMVYSTIAIVVFCVLKNRNKIFN, encoded by the exons atGTTTGACGTCATAATTATTGGCGCCGGCCTTTCCGGCCTAACAACAGCTTACAAAATTCTACAAAAAGAACCATCTCTCAGATTGAAAATTCTCGAAGCAAATGATACAATTGGAGGACAAATTGCTTCATCAAAATTAGATGGAGAACTCGGTGCAAAATTACTCAAAGCCGATCAAGCTCATATTTATAATTTGTTCACTGATCTGGGAATACATATGCTACGAAGAAGACCAATTTCAAGAAATCTTAAACGCTCCTGGGCTATAGACTCCGGTCCATTTGCTTTTATAGCAAAATTTGAACTTCAGCGTTATATGAATGATTTGGATCTACAATCACAACTTTTTCGACCTGGAACTTATGA TCTTTCATCAGaagataaaaaatatacaatgtGGCGTCATATAAGAAAAAGTCTATTCTTTGAGAATTCTCGACTTTTTATGATAAATTTTGTTCGCCTTATTGCTGGTGTTGATTCAAAAGATATAAGCTTTGTTGAGTTTATGAACATTTTACATAGCTGCGGTGATTTGACAACATTGATGGAATT GTATATCGAACCTTCACAAAGTGTCTTAGAATTTTCTTCAGAACAACTTCTTGCAGCTTTTGAAACCCGACTTGAGCCAGTGTCAATTAAAAGACTTACAAAAGTCATCGAAATTCAGCATCATGAAGACTACGTACAAATTGGCGAAACAAACGGAACTATTCACACAGCCAGAGTTGCCGTCTTGGCTATTCCATGTAACCAAATAGAAGATATCTTCATAACTCCACCCATTCCCATGGAATGGGAAATACCTTATCTTGgtgataaatattttatcaCCTCGTTCAGAGTTAACTACGACGAACCCCATTGGCGTCGACGAGGTTTTTCTGGTAATTTTTACTCTTCAAATCCACCAATCTTCGCTCATCAATACAAACCGACCTCTTTAGTTGGTTGTATTTTACATGGACAAGGTTTTGAATTGCTTATCAAATCTAttgttttgaaaagtttggctGAAAGTTTCGGAAATGAAATGACTGAACCTGTTTCATACATTCAACAAACTTATGAACAAACTTCGTTACTGAATCTTCCCTATACCACTCCATGGAATCGTATAATTTGGTCATCAACTTCAACAGCAACACTTTATCGTGGTTGCTTAAATGGAGCTGTTCAGAGTGGTTTAAGATCTGCTATACACGCTTTACTGATATTAAGACCTCAAAGTATTAACTGGCAAGATTTGGCAGAAATTCAAAAAGCAAGTGTAGTCTATCGATATCCGAGTCATTGGGATTTGTTGAAGAGCTCAATGAATGTTTACAATACTATGGTTTATTCTACTATTGCCATCGTGGTCTTTTGTGTTCTAAAGAACAGaaataaaatcttcaattaG